In Synechococcus sp. Nb3U1, one DNA window encodes the following:
- a CDS encoding cation:proton antiporter domain-containing protein: MLANLTQVQGVPFALLVGPVENPVLVFLIIMTIMLVAPLLFERVRLPGIIGLILAGLVVGPYGLGILQRDDTIILLGTVGLLFLMFMAGLETSLEDLKLNAGKASIFGALTFLLPMLIGTGAMLALGYNFLTAVLVASCFASHTLIGLPIVSKLGLMRLQTVTATLGATLITNVLALLVLAVVVRAHQGELTLQFWLTLIPSIALYTFATLWGVPKLGGWFFQRFGHDEGAEFTFVIATLFVVAYGAQLIGIEPVVGAFLAGTAITPIIPQLSPLMNRIQFIGNTLFVPFFLISVGMLINPGILLGESRSLLVGGVMIGAEAVSKFGAAWISAQLFGWRFSSTMVMFGLSVAQAAATLAAITVAFEVELVDELTVNGTIAMILVTCIASPWIVAHWGDQIQPTEVVAESTELPKPQWGSRVLVPVANPDTENNLLRLALILTKKEGGTLLPLHVLSDRTGISSGALSQQEQLLAFAESFAHGAVTRVEPIRRVDDSIDKGIVRSAAERQASLVVLGWKGYSTYAENFFGSIIDAVVRQAGIPVLITRFPLAIEMTQRILLAAAEPEVSARSLQETVGLAQTLASELKAGLQILLVQTRPEGERVVPKPKLDEAVYPNLPIQRVQGGVVAEVLKALQPGDVLMLIPSENRNRPRLGREPEIIARNRPTLSMIVVHVPRDPAHRVATEQTWY, encoded by the coding sequence TAGTGGGCCCAGTCGAGAATCCGGTTTTGGTGTTTTTGATCATCATGACGATCATGTTGGTGGCCCCGTTGCTGTTTGAGCGGGTGCGCTTGCCAGGGATCATCGGCTTGATTTTAGCGGGGTTGGTGGTTGGCCCCTATGGCTTAGGCATCCTGCAGCGAGACGACACCATCATCCTGCTGGGTACGGTGGGGCTGTTGTTTTTGATGTTCATGGCCGGTTTGGAGACCAGCCTGGAAGACTTAAAATTGAATGCCGGCAAAGCCAGTATTTTCGGGGCCCTCACCTTTTTGTTGCCGATGCTGATTGGCACCGGGGCCATGCTGGCGCTGGGCTACAACTTTTTGACAGCGGTGCTGGTAGCCTCTTGTTTTGCCTCCCACACACTGATTGGTCTGCCGATTGTCTCAAAGCTGGGGTTAATGCGCCTGCAAACGGTGACGGCAACTCTGGGGGCAACCTTGATCACCAACGTCTTGGCGTTGTTGGTGCTGGCAGTGGTGGTACGGGCCCATCAGGGGGAGCTGACACTGCAATTTTGGCTGACGCTGATCCCTTCAATTGCTCTCTACACCTTTGCCACGCTGTGGGGGGTGCCGAAGCTAGGCGGCTGGTTCTTTCAACGCTTCGGCCACGATGAGGGGGCGGAGTTTACCTTTGTTATCGCCACGCTGTTTGTGGTGGCCTATGGGGCGCAATTAATCGGCATTGAGCCAGTAGTGGGGGCCTTTTTGGCAGGGACGGCGATCACCCCGATTATCCCGCAGCTCAGCCCGCTGATGAACCGTATCCAGTTCATTGGCAATACTCTGTTTGTGCCTTTCTTTCTCATCTCGGTGGGGATGTTGATCAACCCTGGCATTCTTTTGGGGGAGTCGCGCTCTTTGCTGGTGGGGGGGGTGATGATTGGGGCGGAGGCAGTGAGCAAGTTTGGGGCCGCTTGGATCTCGGCGCAACTGTTTGGCTGGCGCTTTTCCAGCACCATGGTTATGTTTGGCCTGTCGGTGGCACAGGCGGCGGCAACATTGGCAGCGATCACAGTGGCCTTTGAAGTGGAGCTAGTGGATGAGCTAACAGTAAATGGCACCATCGCCATGATTTTGGTTACCTGTATTGCCTCTCCTTGGATTGTTGCCCACTGGGGGGATCAAATTCAGCCAACGGAAGTGGTGGCGGAATCCACCGAATTGCCCAAGCCCCAATGGGGAAGCCGTGTCTTGGTGCCGGTGGCCAACCCGGATACTGAGAATAACCTGCTGCGGCTGGCTTTGATTCTGACCAAGAAAGAAGGGGGGACGTTGTTGCCGCTGCATGTCCTCTCAGATCGCACGGGCATTTCATCAGGGGCGCTGTCTCAGCAGGAGCAATTGTTGGCCTTCGCAGAATCCTTTGCCCACGGTGCTGTGACGCGAGTGGAACCGATTCGACGGGTGGATGACTCCATCGACAAAGGGATCGTCCGCTCGGCCGCCGAACGGCAAGCTAGCTTGGTGGTGTTGGGGTGGAAGGGCTATTCCACCTATGCGGAGAACTTCTTTGGCAGCATTATCGACGCAGTGGTTCGGCAGGCCGGGATCCCGGTGTTGATCACCCGCTTTCCGTTGGCCATCGAGATGACTCAGCGCATTCTTCTGGCTGCGGCTGAGCCGGAGGTGTCAGCCCGCTCTTTACAAGAGACCGTCGGATTGGCCCAAACCTTGGCTAGCGAATTGAAAGCCGGTTTGCAGATTCTCTTGGTGCAAACTCGACCGGAAGGGGAACGAGTGGTTCCTAAGCCGAAGTTGGATGAAGCAGTATACCCAAATTTGCCGATCCAACGGGTACAGGGGGGTGTGGTGGCGGAAGTCCTTAAAGCTCTGCAGCCGGGGGATGTGTTGATGTTGAT